A region of Ananas comosus cultivar F153 unplaced genomic scaffold, ASM154086v1, whole genome shotgun sequence DNA encodes the following proteins:
- the LOC109704345 gene encoding dihydroneopterin aldolase 2-like, giving the protein MADRKFVDEDKLILRGLQFHGFHGVKPEEKKLGQKFVVDVDAWLDLSTAGKTDDLSDTVSYTDIYRIVREVVEGPSQNLLESVAHLIVNTTLLKFPQISAVRVKVGKPHVAVHGVIDHLGVEILRYKKHEKIEST; this is encoded by the exons ATGGCCGATCGCAAATTTGTTGATGAAGACAAGCTGATATTAAGAGGATTGCAGTTCCACGGATTTCATGGAGTGAAGCCAGAGGAAAAAAAGCTTGGTCAGAAGTTTGTCGTGGATGTCGATGCCTGGTTAGACTTGAGCACTGCTGGTAAAACTGATGATCTATCTGATACTGTTAGCTACACTGACATTTATAG GATAGTTAGAGAAGTAGTGGAGGGTCCATCGCAGAATCTTCTGGAATCTGTGGCTCATCTTATTGTGAATACCACTCTCCTCAAATTCCCTCAGATCTCTGCTGTTCGTGTGAAGGTCGGAAAACCGCATGTTGCTGTCCATGGTGTTATCGATCACTTAGGTGTTGAGATACTTCGATACAAAAAACACGAGAAAATCGAGTCAACGTGA